A single Chryseobacterium sp. DNA region contains:
- a CDS encoding type VI secretion system transmembrane protein TssO, with protein MQGNITLSKKERHYQFFYLILMLVAAMIFLGIIFLKGFESPFSDEDVRGIQNLEQKAEFEQHQKIVLPIMDSTYTMISKLTDEAPQPFVENNIIVGTNDLANYFGNYDVADIRKDAYPQIAKFYKMYFEDKKVISTTSEDIKKFEKQVEDCRIGFKDKQNKLYERESALKARTQ; from the coding sequence ATGCAAGGAAATATTACATTATCTAAAAAGGAAAGGCATTATCAGTTTTTTTATTTGATACTGATGCTGGTGGCTGCTATGATATTTCTCGGAATTATTTTTTTAAAAGGTTTTGAATCTCCGTTTTCAGATGAAGATGTAAGGGGAATTCAGAATCTGGAACAAAAGGCAGAATTCGAACAGCATCAGAAAATTGTTCTTCCGATCATGGACAGTACCTATACCATGATCTCCAAACTTACGGACGAAGCACCGCAGCCATTTGTTGAAAACAACATTATCGTAGGGACCAATGATCTCGCAAACTATTTCGGCAATTATGACGTTGCTGATATCCGAAAAGATGCTTATCCGCAGATTGCAAAATTTTATAAAATGTATTTTGAAGACAAAAAAGTCATTTCAACCACTTCAGAAGATATCAAAAAATTTGAGAAGCAGGTGGAAGACTGCCGAATTGGCTTTAAAGATAAACAGAATAAGCTTTATGAAAGGGAAAGTGCATTGAAAGCACGTACACAATAA
- a CDS encoding HU family DNA-binding protein, giving the protein MTKAELVNTISNKLGTEKNETQKVVEAFMQEIRTSMYNGDNVYLRGFGSFIIKTRAAKTGRNISKNTAIEIPAHNIPAFKPSKSFVEKVKTKVAVK; this is encoded by the coding sequence ATGACAAAGGCAGAATTGGTAAACACCATCTCAAATAAGTTGGGAACAGAAAAGAATGAAACACAGAAAGTTGTAGAAGCTTTTATGCAGGAGATCAGAACTTCTATGTATAATGGGGATAACGTTTATCTAAGAGGTTTTGGATCTTTCATCATTAAAACAAGAGCTGCTAAAACAGGAAGAAATATTTCTAAAAACACTGCAATTGAGATTCCTGCTCATAACATTCCTGCTTTCAAACCTTCAAAATCTTTTGTAGAGAAAGTAAAAACTAAAGTTGCAGTAAAATAA
- the tssD gene encoding type VI secretion system tube protein TssD — MAERNSRGILKFNGGEGQKLLKMKYSVSRSTDVSGRVASDPSNALIKVTVEATEKSDILESLLNGKYKPTVGEITFNKSHEEGTLITLNWQNGYVIQHQVDFDAIDSNSMLISFVISAETIDYGTSQYAGLWPSS; from the coding sequence ATGGCAGAAAGAAATTCGAGAGGAATCTTAAAATTCAATGGAGGAGAAGGGCAAAAGCTATTAAAAATGAAATACAGCGTATCCAGATCTACCGATGTATCCGGACGTGTGGCATCAGATCCTTCTAACGCGTTAATCAAAGTTACAGTAGAAGCTACTGAAAAGTCTGATATTCTTGAAAGTTTACTGAATGGTAAGTACAAACCTACTGTAGGTGAAATTACATTCAACAAATCTCACGAAGAAGGAACATTGATTACTTTGAACTGGCAAAACGGATATGTTATCCAACACCAGGTAGACTTCGATGCTATCGACAGCAACAGTATGCTGATCAGTTTCGTGATAAGCGCTGAAACAATCGACTACGGTACTTCTCAGTATGCAGGACTTTGGCCAAGCAGCTAA
- a CDS encoding ribonuclease E/G, whose amino-acid sequence MKKELIVSHEDDLTKIALLEDGRLCELHEQEDKSDFIVGDLFIGKVKKLAPNLNAAFVNIGYDKDAFLHYQDLGPQYLTYRKFLKDTISKKQSTSSLKNFEIQPEIDKNGTVDKVIAKDDLVLLQITKEPISTKGPRISTQVSLTGRFLVLIPFDNKVSISKKIRSSEEKERLRTLIDSIKPEGFGVIIRTVAEGKKVADLHNDMNQLIQKWETTFKNIQRNKVPSKVLSEEDKASAILRDNFNQDFVNIICDDEQMVHEMKNYVEVIAPERKNIVQFYDSHIPLLEYYNVEKQLKQSFGKHVNIPSSKGAYLVIEHTEALHVVDVNSGNNITTGTAVNKEHALKVNKMAATEIARQLRLRDMGGIIVIDFIDMTNSEHRRELFEHLKEEMKRDKARHKILPPSKFGLIQITRQRNRPEKQIETKEENPNKDGEIVAPIVIVERMGETLRNILQKEKGKVYLHVHPFVEAYLTKGIKSIQMKWFMKYKKWVTIVPRDSFKYLEYKIYNSKKEELIEFSN is encoded by the coding sequence ATGAAGAAAGAACTAATAGTTTCGCATGAAGATGATCTTACAAAGATTGCACTGCTGGAAGACGGAAGACTATGTGAACTTCATGAGCAAGAGGACAAAAGCGATTTTATAGTTGGAGATCTGTTTATAGGAAAAGTAAAAAAACTGGCGCCCAATCTGAACGCCGCATTCGTTAATATCGGATATGATAAAGATGCATTTCTGCATTATCAGGATCTGGGGCCGCAATATCTTACGTACAGAAAGTTTTTAAAAGACACTATTTCTAAAAAACAAAGCACTTCAAGCTTAAAAAATTTCGAGATTCAACCCGAAATAGACAAAAACGGAACGGTAGATAAAGTGATTGCAAAGGACGATCTGGTTCTGCTGCAGATCACTAAAGAGCCTATCTCCACAAAGGGACCCAGGATTTCTACCCAGGTTTCTTTAACAGGACGTTTTCTGGTTCTTATTCCCTTCGACAATAAAGTTTCTATTTCCAAAAAGATCAGAAGCTCTGAGGAAAAGGAAAGACTGAGAACCCTTATCGACAGCATCAAACCTGAAGGTTTTGGGGTGATCATCAGAACGGTAGCCGAAGGAAAAAAAGTAGCCGACCTCCATAACGATATGAATCAGCTGATTCAGAAATGGGAAACCACTTTTAAAAATATCCAGAGAAACAAAGTTCCATCCAAAGTTTTAAGCGAAGAAGATAAAGCTTCAGCTATTTTAAGAGACAATTTTAATCAGGATTTCGTTAATATTATCTGTGATGACGAGCAGATGGTCCACGAAATGAAGAATTATGTGGAGGTAATTGCTCCGGAAAGAAAAAATATTGTCCAGTTTTACGATTCCCATATTCCTCTTCTGGAATATTACAATGTTGAAAAACAACTCAAACAGAGCTTCGGAAAACACGTCAACATCCCAAGTTCAAAGGGAGCCTATCTTGTTATTGAACACACAGAAGCACTTCACGTCGTCGACGTTAACTCCGGAAACAATATCACTACCGGAACCGCTGTCAACAAAGAACACGCACTAAAAGTGAACAAAATGGCAGCTACTGAGATTGCAAGGCAACTCCGCCTCCGTGATATGGGAGGGATCATTGTAATCGACTTCATCGATATGACCAACTCTGAGCACAGAAGAGAACTCTTTGAACATCTGAAAGAGGAAATGAAGCGCGACAAAGCACGCCATAAAATCCTTCCTCCGAGCAAGTTTGGACTGATCCAGATCACCAGACAAAGAAACCGCCCGGAAAAACAGATTGAAACCAAAGAAGAAAACCCGAACAAAGACGGAGAAATTGTAGCTCCGATCGTGATCGTGGAAAGAATGGGTGAAACCTTAAGAAACATCCTGCAGAAAGAAAAAGGAAAAGTTTATCTGCACGTACACCCATTTGTGGAAGCCTACCTCACCAAAGGCATCAAAAGTATCCAAATGAAATGGTTTATGAAATACAAAAAATGGGTAACCATTGTTCCAAGGGATTCTTTTAAATATTTAGAATACAAAATTTACAATTCAAAAAAAGAAGAATTGATCGAATTTTCTAATTAA
- the tssR gene encoding type VI secretion system protein TssR domain-containing protein, translated as MKNKFPLAAYYIGLSVLLTGCQVKLPSKKTPEPSQYGKVDNSTVVNGYPKKSVPWIVISDRSKNTAYLDKNDEKSYKEVKFLEPLMVLKHRDGMVKVAEYVPDALMKKVSSKSIKTYGWIPESDLLLWNNSLKSEKTGYPVRVAVVPNNSEVIRSAERYYKNDSIMVFNSPSLIETANVKIPNGQMVYVYKQAENNKRFLVGKKPSIDIDSISTGLYGWVSSNVVSAWGERSAIKLKNTTGINDTALGIHEGYPGGSASDAENKTAILLTDVNKRTPLENIYPVNLALEEAPTPDVKTKYFTNILDYSKNYVFNVLGEPIYFDRYREITEKNKNINIVFALDVSAPNAPYAPIVKSLLQDLQLRFEKPSYFSTVKYGVVLYKNNPCGNNLSISNLSTDYSKITSFIDQKTNEMNCNSNSGYQPVGEALSAAGNLLSNVPDETNVVVTVGTSANQSGNMYSVISSLTQAQARLIMFQTSARSSDTYNDFVLMAENVVTNTAKNIAELKKQKIINQNDVLTKNNFSLIESDAGFFSLDYPKQSMSQGYVIFPKKGDVATPGFLKRSVDSLIAQVTLDNQTVDKSLNDYFHSSVGAGRTDVDLKYKYLYPGLTNPVSAGIAAQLINYGSPFLVKGYIPKDLKEFTPGIEKGILISEAEYDNLKAFYTEVYRNTEAERADFNQARAVKEYVKLLKKYNPTIKFLDKGALYEMPMSYAIGMSTGFDLSEEELMAKYKLKGWKKSKIVPNETVRNYFRHYKDLADRMLAHRNDPAVKIQQNGQTFYWLNEYFTPTRLPTEQPEYTKH; from the coding sequence ATGAAAAATAAATTTCCTCTAGCAGCATATTATATAGGACTGTCAGTATTGTTGACGGGTTGCCAGGTAAAGCTTCCGTCAAAGAAAACGCCGGAACCGTCACAGTACGGGAAGGTAGATAACTCAACTGTAGTCAACGGGTATCCAAAAAAATCCGTTCCATGGATCGTGATTTCAGACCGATCTAAAAATACGGCCTATTTAGATAAAAATGACGAAAAGTCATATAAGGAAGTTAAATTTCTCGAACCTTTAATGGTTCTAAAACATAGAGACGGAATGGTAAAAGTAGCAGAATACGTTCCGGATGCTTTAATGAAAAAAGTTTCATCAAAGTCAATCAAAACATATGGCTGGATTCCAGAATCTGACCTTCTGCTATGGAATAATTCCTTAAAAAGCGAGAAAACAGGGTATCCTGTAAGAGTAGCGGTAGTTCCTAACAACAGTGAAGTGATCCGAAGTGCTGAAAGATACTACAAGAACGACTCTATTATGGTGTTTAATTCGCCAAGTCTGATTGAAACAGCCAATGTGAAGATTCCTAACGGCCAGATGGTATACGTTTACAAACAGGCAGAAAATAACAAAAGATTCCTGGTTGGTAAAAAGCCTTCCATAGATATAGACAGTATCAGTACAGGCCTTTACGGATGGGTAAGCTCCAATGTGGTTTCTGCATGGGGAGAACGTTCAGCGATCAAACTGAAAAATACAACGGGAATTAATGATACTGCTTTAGGAATTCACGAAGGATATCCGGGAGGATCAGCATCGGATGCTGAAAATAAAACAGCAATTCTTCTTACGGATGTAAACAAAAGAACACCGCTGGAAAATATTTATCCGGTAAATCTTGCTTTGGAGGAAGCTCCAACTCCCGATGTCAAAACAAAATATTTTACCAACATTTTAGATTACAGCAAAAACTATGTCTTCAATGTTCTGGGAGAACCTATTTATTTTGACCGTTACAGAGAGATCACAGAAAAAAATAAAAATATCAATATCGTTTTCGCACTGGATGTAAGTGCTCCAAATGCACCGTATGCACCTATTGTAAAATCATTATTACAGGATTTACAGCTTAGGTTTGAGAAACCATCTTATTTCAGTACGGTGAAGTATGGAGTGGTTTTATATAAGAATAATCCTTGTGGAAACAATCTTTCCATTTCAAATTTAAGTACGGACTACAGCAAAATCACTTCATTTATTGATCAGAAGACCAATGAAATGAACTGTAACAGTAATAGTGGGTATCAACCGGTAGGAGAGGCGCTTTCTGCAGCAGGAAACCTCCTTTCAAACGTTCCGGATGAAACAAATGTTGTCGTAACAGTAGGAACTTCTGCTAACCAGAGCGGAAATATGTACAGTGTAATCAGTTCTCTTACCCAGGCTCAGGCAAGACTGATCATGTTCCAGACAAGCGCCAGGTCTTCAGATACTTATAATGATTTTGTATTGATGGCTGAAAATGTAGTGACAAATACGGCCAAAAATATTGCTGAGCTTAAAAAACAAAAGATCATCAATCAGAATGATGTTCTTACGAAGAATAATTTCAGCTTAATAGAAAGTGATGCCGGGTTCTTTTCGCTGGATTATCCTAAACAGAGTATGTCCCAGGGCTATGTTATTTTCCCTAAAAAAGGAGATGTAGCCACTCCGGGATTCCTTAAAAGATCTGTGGACAGCCTGATTGCACAGGTTACCTTAGACAACCAGACTGTTGATAAGTCGCTTAACGATTACTTCCACTCTTCAGTAGGAGCCGGAAGAACAGATGTGGATTTAAAATACAAATATCTGTATCCGGGGCTTACGAACCCGGTTTCTGCAGGAATTGCAGCACAGCTGATCAACTATGGAAGCCCGTTCCTTGTAAAAGGTTATATTCCAAAAGATCTGAAAGAATTTACCCCCGGAATAGAAAAGGGAATCCTGATCTCTGAAGCAGAATATGACAACTTAAAAGCTTTCTACACAGAGGTATATAGAAATACTGAAGCCGAAAGAGCAGACTTTAATCAGGCAAGAGCCGTTAAAGAATATGTGAAACTGCTGAAGAAATACAATCCGACTATAAAGTTCCTGGACAAAGGAGCGCTGTACGAAATGCCGATGTCTTATGCCATTGGAATGAGCACAGGATTTGATCTTTCAGAAGAAGAGCTGATGGCTAAATATAAATTAAAAGGTTGGAAAAAGTCTAAAATTGTTCCTAACGAAACCGTAAGAAACTATTTCCGCCACTATAAAGATTTAGCGGATAGAATGCTTGCCCACAGAAATGATCCTGCCGTGAAAATTCAGCAGAACGGACAGACATTCTACTGGCTTAACGAGTATTTTACGCCGACAAGGCTTCCGACTGAACAACCGGAATATACTAAACATTAA
- a CDS encoding PKD domain-containing protein produces the protein MNYFQKNKKNIIIGVIATLLIAALVALWLQKKVIHSADDIVGVVYPSSLAVGDTLLFEDKTQFAKTKRWNFGDGTTSDKNSGIHFYNRPGYYQVSLIVDNKYTKSFPVMVAARSIQKPKDTARIKSTIEAPVQAMQNENVQFRAVSEAKQFAWKFGETGNTDAKEKLAIYSYKKPGDYLVTLYTEETQEPIYHRIKILPAYNSLAEDEVSVEDSYAKVDNDFKYHLQQIANGNSFNMHYNYLLRTYLCNNENTVVKVNDSKVNNFYMYCAGLQFDKNTVIQTVKVNLDDTQNCVTKVDINQSK, from the coding sequence ATGAATTATTTTCAAAAGAACAAAAAGAACATTATCATCGGTGTTATCGCAACCCTGCTCATTGCAGCGCTCGTTGCATTATGGCTGCAGAAAAAAGTGATCCATTCTGCTGATGATATTGTGGGGGTAGTTTATCCGTCTTCACTGGCGGTGGGAGATACGCTTTTATTTGAAGATAAAACCCAATTTGCAAAGACCAAGAGATGGAATTTTGGAGACGGGACAACTTCAGACAAAAACAGCGGAATTCACTTTTATAACAGACCGGGATATTATCAGGTAAGTTTGATTGTAGACAATAAATACACAAAATCTTTCCCGGTGATGGTTGCTGCAAGAAGTATTCAGAAACCCAAAGACACGGCCAGGATTAAATCAACAATCGAAGCTCCTGTACAGGCTATGCAGAACGAAAATGTACAATTCCGTGCTGTTTCTGAAGCCAAACAATTTGCCTGGAAATTTGGAGAAACCGGAAATACAGATGCTAAAGAAAAGCTTGCCATTTATTCTTATAAAAAGCCGGGCGATTATTTAGTGACTTTATATACAGAAGAAACTCAGGAGCCCATCTACCACCGTATCAAAATTCTTCCTGCATACAACTCTCTGGCGGAAGATGAAGTTTCCGTGGAAGACTCCTACGCAAAAGTGGATAATGATTTCAAATACCACTTACAGCAGATCGCCAATGGAAACAGCTTTAATATGCACTATAATTACCTGTTGAGAACTTACCTGTGTAACAATGAAAATACAGTAGTGAAAGTAAATGACAGTAAAGTAAACAATTTTTACATGTATTGTGCAGGTCTTCAGTTTGATAAAAATACGGTGATCCAAACCGTAAAGGTGAATTTGGATGATACACAAAACTGTGTAACTAAAGTAGATATAAACCAAAGCAAATAA
- a CDS encoding 1-acyl-sn-glycerol-3-phosphate acyltransferase, with product MAKKNIFTDAFGTPYFLKRFIIFILGIVSYRRFNGFNKLKITGTEHLVDLPDSNVLFVSNHQTYFADVAAMYHAFCAVNNGYLNTIKNPIYLLNPKIDFYYVAAEETMNKGILPKIFKIAGAVTVKRTWRAEGKNVNRMVDMSEVDNIMKALDNGWVATFPQGTTSAFAQGRRGTAKLVKNQRPIVIPIKINGFRRAFDKKGLRVKVTGVKPTMEFKAPLDIDYDNEKAPEILLKIMTAIEQTEDFNLLHNYDEELKAKKLEQKDSNN from the coding sequence ATGGCGAAGAAAAATATTTTCACCGATGCATTCGGAACACCTTATTTTTTAAAAAGGTTTATCATTTTTATTTTAGGAATTGTATCCTACAGACGATTCAATGGCTTTAATAAATTGAAGATAACTGGTACAGAGCACCTTGTGGATCTTCCGGATTCCAATGTTCTTTTTGTATCGAACCATCAGACTTATTTTGCAGATGTAGCAGCCATGTATCATGCATTCTGTGCTGTAAACAATGGGTACCTGAATACCATCAAAAATCCCATTTACCTGCTGAATCCAAAGATTGATTTTTATTATGTAGCTGCTGAAGAAACCATGAATAAAGGGATCCTTCCTAAAATTTTTAAAATTGCAGGAGCCGTAACGGTAAAAAGAACCTGGAGAGCAGAAGGAAAAAATGTCAACAGGATGGTAGACATGAGTGAAGTGGATAACATCATGAAGGCATTGGACAATGGCTGGGTAGCCACTTTTCCACAAGGAACAACCTCAGCTTTTGCACAGGGACGAAGGGGAACTGCCAAATTGGTAAAAAACCAGCGCCCTATCGTTATCCCCATTAAAATAAACGGATTCAGAAGAGCCTTTGATAAAAAAGGACTCCGTGTAAAGGTGACCGGTGTAAAACCTACCATGGAATTCAAAGCTCCTTTGGATATCGACTACGATAATGAAAAAGCACCGGAAATTTTATTGAAAATCATGACTGCCATTGAGCAGACAGAAGATTTCAATCTATTACACAATTATGATGAAGAACTTAAAGCTAAAAAATTAGAACAAAAGGACTCAAATAATTAA
- a CDS encoding response regulator transcription factor has product MSKILSNTVRFSIADSDFYFKKIMIKTLMENPFYMLLNDCNNGHELVNRIYRRQEDVFIIELFMPVLSGIEAIKYIRKSNTETPIITYSGTYQEDMAEILSKIPNIFYCQKKSNTIKDIIKGSIASDDFDYQTYSKEWEQQPLAVQEYMERQKKSQEELSSSEIQLMRFCYEGFSNKEIAEKLNLSTRTIDTYINRLTEKLGLKTKLHLIRFCVENGYYNSSM; this is encoded by the coding sequence ATGAGTAAAATATTATCCAATACTGTGCGTTTTTCCATTGCTGACAGTGATTTTTATTTTAAGAAAATAATGATCAAAACGCTTATGGAAAATCCTTTCTATATGCTTCTGAATGACTGTAACAATGGCCACGAGCTTGTCAACAGAATCTACAGAAGGCAGGAGGACGTGTTCATTATTGAACTGTTTATGCCGGTATTAAGCGGTATTGAAGCCATCAAATACATTAGAAAAAGCAATACAGAAACTCCTATTATCACTTATTCCGGAACCTACCAGGAAGATATGGCGGAAATCCTTTCTAAAATTCCGAATATATTCTACTGTCAGAAGAAGAGCAATACCATAAAAGATATTATCAAAGGAAGTATAGCTTCTGATGATTTTGATTATCAGACGTATTCCAAAGAATGGGAGCAGCAGCCGTTAGCTGTACAGGAATATATGGAGCGTCAGAAAAAAAGCCAGGAAGAGCTCTCTTCTTCAGAGATCCAGCTGATGAGATTCTGTTATGAAGGATTCAGTAATAAGGAAATTGCTGAAAAGCTTAATTTGAGTACAAGAACCATTGATACTTATATCAACAGGCTTACGGAAAAACTGGGACTGAAGACGAAACTTCATTTGATCCGTTTCTGTGTGGAAAATGGATACTACAATTCCAGTATGTAA
- the tssO gene encoding type VI secretion system TssO produces the protein MSSNREKKLNRSDVRMGIWKFILSFAVLSAVSFICLFLFFKSYDRQREGISKEADAYKELMQRSDVLKTHVDNIYDQMTQLNINKVENDVFLRTSIMDNVRDAKNIMGKDSTGNFKHYAVLMKQIGPILDLKNKIIEVEYKKKVVLRDLEECMNKVGRANNELRKDPTRNFTGSKRRK, from the coding sequence ATGTCTTCAAATAGGGAAAAAAAATTGAACAGATCTGACGTCAGAATGGGCATTTGGAAGTTTATCCTGTCTTTTGCCGTTTTGTCGGCGGTATCCTTTATATGTCTCTTCCTCTTCTTTAAAAGCTATGATAGACAAAGGGAAGGGATCAGCAAAGAGGCCGATGCCTATAAGGAATTGATGCAGCGGAGCGACGTTCTGAAAACCCATGTCGATAATATTTATGACCAAATGACCCAGCTTAATATCAATAAGGTGGAGAATGATGTGTTCCTGAGAACCAGTATTATGGATAATGTAAGGGATGCCAAAAATATTATGGGAAAAGACAGTACCGGAAACTTTAAGCATTATGCTGTCCTGATGAAGCAGATAGGGCCTATACTGGATTTGAAAAATAAGATCATCGAGGTGGAATATAAAAAGAAAGTGGTTCTCCGAGATCTTGAAGAATGTATGAATAAGGTAGGCAGAGCCAATAATGAGCTTAGAAAAGATCCTACAAGGAATTTCACTGGAAGTAAAAGAAGAAAATAA
- a CDS encoding CoA pyrophosphatase translates to MENFGKDLLRKIKSIELPGEHAHGIFSPPYRPVFTYDEVLAKNPKFAAVNIILYLKDNEWYFPLIQRTINEHDRHSGQISLPGGKREEMDQDFAETAVRETSEEIGIDKHYVRIIREMSPIYIPPSNFYVYPYISYTKKNPVFVLQQSEAVETIEFPITSFLNLSDTPEIMALPSAGGHEVPVINFNGYIIWGATAMILSEFSQLLKKM, encoded by the coding sequence ATGGAAAATTTTGGAAAAGATTTATTGAGAAAAATTAAAAGTATAGAATTGCCCGGCGAACATGCGCATGGGATATTCTCCCCTCCCTACCGGCCGGTTTTCACCTATGATGAAGTGTTGGCAAAAAATCCCAAATTTGCTGCTGTCAACATTATATTATATTTAAAAGACAACGAATGGTATTTTCCATTGATCCAGCGAACAATTAATGAGCATGACCGGCATAGCGGCCAGATTTCATTACCCGGTGGAAAGCGTGAAGAAATGGACCAGGATTTTGCTGAAACCGCTGTCCGGGAAACATCTGAAGAAATCGGGATAGACAAACATTATGTAAGAATCATCCGGGAAATGTCTCCTATCTACATTCCACCCAGCAATTTTTATGTATATCCTTATATTTCATATACTAAAAAGAACCCTGTCTTCGTTCTTCAGCAGAGCGAAGCTGTGGAGACCATTGAATTTCCCATCACTTCTTTTTTAAATCTGTCTGACACTCCGGAAATCATGGCTCTTCCGAGCGCCGGAGGTCATGAAGTTCCCGTGATTAATTTCAACGGATATATTATCTGGGGCGCTACAGCCATGATATTAAGTGAATTCAGCCAGTTGCTGAAAAAAATGTAA
- a CDS encoding OsmC family protein, protein MKKHYYKTKIHWTGNKGTGTSGYRDYERSHTVSVENKTTIEASSDPSFRGDSTKYNPEEMLLSSLSSCHMLWYLHFCSEAGIIVTEYTDEATGIMNETANGSGHFTEVTLHPAVTVAEESMIEKAALLHHKANEYCFIANSVNFPVNHIPLISVK, encoded by the coding sequence ATGAAAAAACACTACTACAAAACCAAAATTCATTGGACGGGAAACAAAGGAACCGGCACCAGCGGATACAGAGATTATGAAAGAAGCCATACCGTTTCAGTAGAAAATAAAACAACTATTGAAGCTTCATCTGATCCCTCTTTCCGTGGAGACAGCACCAAATATAATCCGGAAGAAATGCTCCTGTCATCCCTTTCTTCGTGTCATATGCTCTGGTACCTTCATTTTTGTTCTGAAGCCGGGATTATTGTCACAGAATATACGGACGAAGCCACAGGAATTATGAATGAAACGGCTAACGGAAGCGGCCATTTTACAGAGGTAACCCTTCATCCCGCGGTCACTGTAGCAGAAGAATCAATGATTGAAAAAGCAGCGCTGCTTCATCATAAAGCCAATGAGTACTGTTTTATTGCCAATTCAGTCAATTTTCCGGTCAACCATATCCCTCTCATATCAGTTAAATAA